A section of the Meles meles chromosome 8, mMelMel3.1 paternal haplotype, whole genome shotgun sequence genome encodes:
- the ESAM gene encoding endothelial cell-selective adhesion molecule isoform X1, giving the protein MVSLPRPPATSLLRFLVLGLSTLASPSQAQVELHVPSGLTRLKAVEGSEVVLPAWYTVQGQVPSSQRWELLTVMWFLEQEGKDLNQVLAYISGATSSKSGVSLVYSMPSQNVSLRLQDLQEKDSGCYRCSVNVQDHQGIKRSHSSKTLELSVLVPPAPPSCGLLGVPRVGTNVTLSCQSPRSKPAAQYQWERAPPSAQVFFAPVLDAIHGSLSLTNLSSPMSGVYICRAHNEVGSAQCNVTLEVSTGPGPTVVAGAVVGTLVGLGLLAGLVLLYQRRSKALEEPANDIKEDATAPRTLPWPKGSDTISKNGTLSSVTSARALRHPQGPPRPGALTPTLSLSSQVLPSPRLHRTDGARPQPISPSPGGVSSSTLNRMGAVPVMVPAQSQAGSLV; this is encoded by the exons ATGGTTTCCCTGCCCAGGCCTCCTGCGACCAGCTTGCTGCGGTTTTTGGTCCTGGGGCTGAGTACCCTCG CGTCCCCCTCACAGGCCCAGGTGGAGCTCCACGTGCCCTCTGGCCTCACCAGGTTGAAGGCAGTGGAAGGATCAGAAGTGGTGCTCCCAGCGTGGTACACCGTGCAAGGACAGGTACCTTCGTCCCAGCGGTGGGAGTTGCTCACGGTGATGTGGTTCTTGGAGCAAGAAGGGAAGGATCTGAACCAG GTGCTGGCATACATCAGTGGGGCCACGTCAAGCAAAAGTGGGGTATCCCTGGTCTACTCCATGCCTTCCCAGAATGTGTCACTGCGGCTGCAGGACCTCCAGGAGAAAGACTCTGGGTGCTACCGCTGCTCTGTGAACGTGCAAGACCACCAAGGCATCAAAAGGAGCCACAGCAGCAAAACTTTAGAACTCAGTGTGCTGG TTCCTCCAGCTCCTCCATCCTGTGGTCTCCTGGGCGTGCCCCGTGTGGGGACCAATGTGACCCTGAGCTGCCAGTCCCCGAGGAGTAAGCCAGCTGCCCAGTACCAGTGGGAGCGGGCACCCCCATCCGCCCAGGTTTTCTTTGCACCAGTTTTAG ATGCCATCCATGGATCCTTAAGCCTCACAAACCTTTCCAGTCCCATGTCTGGAGTCTATATCTGCAGGGCCCACAACGAGGTGGGCAGTGCCCAGTGCAATGTGACCTTGGAAGTGAGCACAG GGCCAGGGCCAACGGTCGTTGCTGGAGCTGTTGTGGGCACTCTGGTTGGACTAGGGCTGCTGGCTGGGCTGGTCCTCTTGTACCAACGCCGAAGCAAGGCCCTAGAGGAGCCGGCCAATGATATCAA GGAGGACGCCACTGCTCCCCGGACCCTGCCTTGGCCCAAGGGCTCAGACACAATCTCCAAGAACGGGACCCTTTCTTCTGTCACCTCAGCACGAGCCCTCCGGCACCCCCAAGGTCCTCCCAGGCCTGGTGCACTGACCCCCACGCTCAGCCTCTCCAGTCAGGTCCTGCCTTCACCCAGGTTGCACAGGACAGATGGGGCCCGACCTCAGCCAATATCCCCCAGCCCTGGTGGAGTGTCTTCCTCCACTCTGAACCGCATGGGTGCTGTCCCTGTGATGGTGCCCGCCCAGAGTCAGGCCGGCTCTCTGGTGTGA
- the ESAM gene encoding endothelial cell-selective adhesion molecule isoform X2, giving the protein MWFLEQEGKDLNQVLAYISGATSSKSGVSLVYSMPSQNVSLRLQDLQEKDSGCYRCSVNVQDHQGIKRSHSSKTLELSVLVPPAPPSCGLLGVPRVGTNVTLSCQSPRSKPAAQYQWERAPPSAQVFFAPVLDAIHGSLSLTNLSSPMSGVYICRAHNEVGSAQCNVTLEVSTGPGPTVVAGAVVGTLVGLGLLAGLVLLYQRRSKALEEPANDIKEDATAPRTLPWPKGSDTISKNGTLSSVTSARALRHPQGPPRPGALTPTLSLSSQVLPSPRLHRTDGARPQPISPSPGGVSSSTLNRMGAVPVMVPAQSQAGSLV; this is encoded by the exons ATGTGGTTCTTGGAGCAAGAAGGGAAGGATCTGAACCAG GTGCTGGCATACATCAGTGGGGCCACGTCAAGCAAAAGTGGGGTATCCCTGGTCTACTCCATGCCTTCCCAGAATGTGTCACTGCGGCTGCAGGACCTCCAGGAGAAAGACTCTGGGTGCTACCGCTGCTCTGTGAACGTGCAAGACCACCAAGGCATCAAAAGGAGCCACAGCAGCAAAACTTTAGAACTCAGTGTGCTGG TTCCTCCAGCTCCTCCATCCTGTGGTCTCCTGGGCGTGCCCCGTGTGGGGACCAATGTGACCCTGAGCTGCCAGTCCCCGAGGAGTAAGCCAGCTGCCCAGTACCAGTGGGAGCGGGCACCCCCATCCGCCCAGGTTTTCTTTGCACCAGTTTTAG ATGCCATCCATGGATCCTTAAGCCTCACAAACCTTTCCAGTCCCATGTCTGGAGTCTATATCTGCAGGGCCCACAACGAGGTGGGCAGTGCCCAGTGCAATGTGACCTTGGAAGTGAGCACAG GGCCAGGGCCAACGGTCGTTGCTGGAGCTGTTGTGGGCACTCTGGTTGGACTAGGGCTGCTGGCTGGGCTGGTCCTCTTGTACCAACGCCGAAGCAAGGCCCTAGAGGAGCCGGCCAATGATATCAA GGAGGACGCCACTGCTCCCCGGACCCTGCCTTGGCCCAAGGGCTCAGACACAATCTCCAAGAACGGGACCCTTTCTTCTGTCACCTCAGCACGAGCCCTCCGGCACCCCCAAGGTCCTCCCAGGCCTGGTGCACTGACCCCCACGCTCAGCCTCTCCAGTCAGGTCCTGCCTTCACCCAGGTTGCACAGGACAGATGGGGCCCGACCTCAGCCAATATCCCCCAGCCCTGGTGGAGTGTCTTCCTCCACTCTGAACCGCATGGGTGCTGTCCCTGTGATGGTGCCCGCCCAGAGTCAGGCCGGCTCTCTGGTGTGA
- the VSIG2 gene encoding V-set and immunoglobulin domain-containing protein 2 isoform X2, protein MIPVLGLEEGGAFPYLRAVASPLVCSEIASLAATLHKEATLWALPSLAQTQTPRRTSRQLDSVMARLQGPILCGALLGFVCLGGPGLAVEVKVPAEPLSTPAGKTAELTCSYSTSVGDNFALEWSFVQPGKPMSESHPILYFTNGHLYPTGSKAKRASLLQNPPTGGVATLKLTDVDPTDTGTYICQVNNPPDFYTNGVGLINLTVLVPPSSPLCSKSGQTSVGGSAALKCSSSQGAPRPVYNWVRLGSSSTPSPGGMVQDEVSGQLILTNLSLTNSGTYRCVATNQMGSASCELTLSVTGRMPLHLGFLSKHP, encoded by the exons ATGATTCCAGTattggggctggaggagggaggagcatTTCCTTACCTGAGGGCAGTGGCCTCTCCCCTTGTTTGCTCTGAGATAGCCAGTCTCGCTGCTACCCTGCACAAGGAGGCTACCCTTTGGGCGCTGCCTTCCCTCGCCCAGACCCAGACACCCAGACGGACCTCCAGACAGCTGGACTCGGTCATGGCCCGGCTTCAGGGGCCCATCCTCTGCGGGGCCCTGCTGGGCTTCGTTTGCCTAGGAG GCCCCGGGCTAGCTGTGGAGGTGAAGGTCCCCGCGGAACCCCTGAGCACCCCCGCGGGCAAGACCGCAGAGCTGACCTGCAGCTACAGCACGTCAGTGGGAGACAACTTCGCCCTGGAGTGGAGCTTTGTGCAGCCTGGGAAGCCCATGTCTGAGTCCCATCCC aTTCTGTACTTCACCAATGGCCATCTCTATCCAACTGGTTCTAAGGCAAAGAGGGCCAGCCTGCTTCAGAACCCCCCCACAGGAGGGGTGGCCACCCTGAAACTGACTGATGTCGACCCCACAGACACCGGAACCTACATCTGCCAAGTTAACAACCCTCCAGATTTCTACACCAATGGGGTGGGGCTAATCAACCTTACTGTGCTTG TGCCCCCTAGTAGTCCCTTGTGCAGTAAGAGTGGTCAGACCTCTGTGGGGGGCTCTGCTGCACTGAAATGCAGCTCTTCCCAGGGAGCCCCCCGGCCAGTGTACAACTGGGTACGCCTTGGATCTTCCTCTACACCTTCTCCTGGCGGTATGGTGCAAG ATGAGGTGTCTGGCCAGCTCATTCTCACCAATCTCTCCCTGACCAATTCTGGAACCTACCGCTGTGTGGCCACCAACCAGATGGGCAGTGCGTCCTGTGAGCTGACCCTCTCTGTGACTG GGAGGATGCCACTGCACCTGGGATTTCTGAGCAAACATCCGTGA
- the VSIG2 gene encoding V-set and immunoglobulin domain-containing protein 2 isoform X1, whose amino-acid sequence MIPVLGLEEGGAFPYLRAVASPLVCSEIASLAATLHKEATLWALPSLAQTQTPRRTSRQLDSVMARLQGPILCGALLGFVCLGGPGLAVEVKVPAEPLSTPAGKTAELTCSYSTSVGDNFALEWSFVQPGKPMSESHPILYFTNGHLYPTGSKAKRASLLQNPPTGGVATLKLTDVDPTDTGTYICQVNNPPDFYTNGVGLINLTVLVPPSSPLCSKSGQTSVGGSAALKCSSSQGAPRPVYNWVRLGSSSTPSPGGMVQDEVSGQLILTNLSLTNSGTYRCVATNQMGSASCELTLSVTDPSKGRMAGAVIGVLLGVLFLSVAVFCLIKFQKERRKKPKETYGGSDIREDATAPGISEQTSVRVDSSKGLLERPPSANSVTTTKSKLPMVV is encoded by the exons ATGATTCCAGTattggggctggaggagggaggagcatTTCCTTACCTGAGGGCAGTGGCCTCTCCCCTTGTTTGCTCTGAGATAGCCAGTCTCGCTGCTACCCTGCACAAGGAGGCTACCCTTTGGGCGCTGCCTTCCCTCGCCCAGACCCAGACACCCAGACGGACCTCCAGACAGCTGGACTCGGTCATGGCCCGGCTTCAGGGGCCCATCCTCTGCGGGGCCCTGCTGGGCTTCGTTTGCCTAGGAG GCCCCGGGCTAGCTGTGGAGGTGAAGGTCCCCGCGGAACCCCTGAGCACCCCCGCGGGCAAGACCGCAGAGCTGACCTGCAGCTACAGCACGTCAGTGGGAGACAACTTCGCCCTGGAGTGGAGCTTTGTGCAGCCTGGGAAGCCCATGTCTGAGTCCCATCCC aTTCTGTACTTCACCAATGGCCATCTCTATCCAACTGGTTCTAAGGCAAAGAGGGCCAGCCTGCTTCAGAACCCCCCCACAGGAGGGGTGGCCACCCTGAAACTGACTGATGTCGACCCCACAGACACCGGAACCTACATCTGCCAAGTTAACAACCCTCCAGATTTCTACACCAATGGGGTGGGGCTAATCAACCTTACTGTGCTTG TGCCCCCTAGTAGTCCCTTGTGCAGTAAGAGTGGTCAGACCTCTGTGGGGGGCTCTGCTGCACTGAAATGCAGCTCTTCCCAGGGAGCCCCCCGGCCAGTGTACAACTGGGTACGCCTTGGATCTTCCTCTACACCTTCTCCTGGCGGTATGGTGCAAG ATGAGGTGTCTGGCCAGCTCATTCTCACCAATCTCTCCCTGACCAATTCTGGAACCTACCGCTGTGTGGCCACCAACCAGATGGGCAGTGCGTCCTGTGAGCTGACCCTCTCTGTGACTG ACCCATCCAAAGGCCGAATGGCTGGGGCTGTGATTGGGGTGCTCCTGGGTGTGCTGTTCCTGTCAGTCGCTGTGTTCTGCCTGATAAAGttccagaaagagaggaggaagaagcccAAGGAGACATATGGGGGTAGTGACATTCG GGAGGATGCCACTGCACCTGGGATTTCTGAGCAAACATCCGTGAGAGTTGATTCTAGCAAAGGGCTCCTGGAGAGGCCGCCCTCTGCCAACAGTGTGACGACCACCAAGTCCAAGCTCCCTATGGTTGTCTGA
- the NRGN gene encoding neurogranin, protein MDCCTESACSKPDDDILDIPLDDPGANAAAAKIQASFRGHMARKKIKSGERGRKGPGHGGTGGAGGARGGAGGGPSGD, encoded by the exons ATGGACTGCTGCACC gagAGCGCGTGCTCCAAGCCGGACGACGACATCCTAGACATCCCGCTGGACGATCCTGGCGCCAACGCAGCCGCTGCCAAAATCCAGGCGAGTTTCCGGGGCCACATGGCGCGGAAGAAGATAAAGAGTGGAGAGCGCGGCCGGAAGGGCCCGGGCCACGGGGGAACGGGCGGAGCTGGGGGCGCCCGGGGAGGCGCGGGCGGCGGCCCCAGCGGAGACTAG